TCGGACCCCAAGACGGAGTGGCTCGAGACATGCTCCAAGTCGCGCGGCATGCTGCTGGCGCTCCGCGTCTCCCAAGAAACCGGCGGGCCAAGAAAAGGCAAAACACGGTGATCACACGAAGGCTGGTGGGGGGGGCCGGGGCGCAGGGCGAGCCGAGGAACTTCGGCGGGCTGGGCCCCGCCAGTTCCGAGGCAAGCGAAAACCAAGGAGCGGCAGATGGCGCTCCCCCCCGGAACCGGTGATGATCCTGGTCTTGGACAACTACGACTCGTTCACCTACAACCTGGTCCAGTACCTGGGCGAGCTGGGCGCCACGATGCGCGTGGCGCGCAACGACAAGATCACGGTCGAGGAGATCGAGCGCCTGGAGCCCGAAGGCATCGTGATCTCGCCGGGTCCCGGCAACCCGGACGGCGCCGGCATTTCGCTCGCGCTCATCCGCCGCTTCCACGAGACCACCCCAATCCTGGGCGTCTGCCTCGGGCACCAGGCCATCGGCCAGGCCTTCGGCGGGACGGTCAGCCGGGCCCGCAAGCAGATGCACGGCAAAACCTCGCGCATCCATCACGATAGCCGCGGCGTCTTCGCGGCGCTGCCGCAGGACTTCGAGGCGACGCGCTATCACTCCCTCGTCGTGCTGGACCAGGGCTTCCCGGCGGACCTGGAGATCTCGGCGCGCGCGGAGGACGGTGAGATCATGGGTCTGCGCCACCACCGCTTCCCCGTCGAGGGCGTCCAGTTCCACCCCGAGTCCATCCTGACCGGGCAGGGCAAGGCGCTCCTGCGGAACTTCCTCGGGCTCACGCGCTCTGCGGCGGTCGCGTGATGGGCGCGGCGGACCCTCCAAGTCGTTCGTCCTCCCCCGGCGAGCTCGAGCTAATCAGGCTCATCCGGCGGACCGTCGAGCGTAGTCCGGCCGAGCGCGTGGAGACCGGCATCGGCGACGACACGGCGGTGCTGCTGCCCCAGCCGGGCGCGCGCCTCCTCGCGACCACGGATCTCCTCGTCGAGGACGTCCACTTTCGCCGCGCCTGGGCTTCACCCTTCGACATCGGCTGGAAGGCGATGGCCGTCAACCTCTCGGATATCGCAGGCAAGGGCGGCCGCCCGCTCTGGGCGCTCGTCGGGCTGGCGCTTCCCGCCCCCGCCGACCCCGCGGAGGTCGAGGCGCTGTACGAGGGCATGAGACGGGCCGCGGCGCCCCACGGCGTCGCGATCGTCGGCGGCGACACCTCCACGTCGCCCCGCGGCTGGTTCGTGAACGTCACCCTGCTGGGCGAGCACGAAGGCCGCCCGCGGCTGCGCTCGGGCGCGACGCCCGGCGACGCCGTGGCGGTGACGGGCACGCTGGGACGGTCGGCCGCGGGGCTGGCTGCGCTCGAAGCGGGACGCGCTCGGCTCGACGCCGTGCGGCCGGCAACGCTCGAGGCCGTCACCGCGGCGCACCTCCGTCCAACCGCGCGGGTGGCCGAGGGGCGGTGGCTCGGCGCCGCCGCGGCCGTGCACGCGATGATGGACTGCTCTGACGGCCTGGCCACCGACCTCGCCCACATCTGCCGCGAGAGCGGCGTCGGCGCTCGCGTGGCGCTGGACCGACTGCCGGTGGATCCCGCCGCGCGCGAAGTCGCGGGCGCCCTCGGCGCCGAGGCGCTCTCGTGGGCGACCTCGGGCGGCGAAGACTTCGAGCTCCTCCTGACCTGCGACCCGGCGTCCGTGGACGCGCTCCGCGACGGCCTCGGCCGGGCCATGGGCACGGCCCTGACCGTGGTCGGCGAGATCGAGGCCCTCGGGGCGGGAGTGACCTTCCTCGACGCCGCAGGGGAGCCGGTGGCCGTGGCGCCGGGCTACGAGCACTTCAGTGGATAGCCTGAGCGTCCTCGAGGTCGCGGGCCTCGGCGCGCTCGTGCTCGTCTCCGCCCTCCTCACGGGCGCCGAGTCGGCCTACTTCTCGCTCGGGCGGGCCCGCCTCAAGCGGCTGGCCGAGCAGCAGGGTCCCGATCAGGCTCCGCTCCAGCCCCTCCTCTCCCGGCCTCACGAGCTCCTCGTGACCCTGCTCGTCGGCATCACGCTCGCGAACATCGGGTCCTCGGCGCTCGCGGCCGTGGTGGCCGCCAAGCTCTTCGGCCCCGCGGGGCTGGCCGTCGCCATCGGTTCCATGACCGTCCTCCTCCTCGTCTTCGGTGAAGTCCTGCCGATGACGCTGGCCGTCGAGCACCCCGAGCGCTACTCGGCCTGGGTGAGCCGGCCCGTGGCCTGGCTCTCGGCCCTCCTGTGGCCCGTGCGCGCCATGCTGAGCGCGCTCACGGCCGTGACGCTGCGCCTGGTCGGCTCCGAGAGGAAGCGGGGCGAGCCGGAGATCTCCGAGGAGGAGCTGCGCACGTTGGTCGACGTGGGCGCCCGCGAGGGCGTCGTGGACAGGACCGAGCGCGAGATGATCCACAAGGTCTTCGAGCTCGAGGACACGCTGGTGCGCGAGGTCATGGTCCCGCGCCCGGACATGTTCTGCCTCGACCTCGCCACGCCGCCCGCCGACATCCTCCCTCTCCTCCGCGAGCAGCTCCACTCGCGGGTGCCCGTCTTCGAAGAGACCGTTGACCAGATCATCGGCGTGCTCTACACCAAGGAGCTTCTGCCGCACCTGAAGGGGCTTCCGGCGGACTTCGACCTGCGCGCGCACCTCCACCCGCCCTACTTCGTGCCCGAATCCAAGCGGGCGGACGCGCTCCTGCGCGAGTTCCAGGCCAAGAAGCTCCACCTGGCCGTCGTGGTGGACGAGTACGGCGGCACGGCAGGCCTCGTCACGCTCGAGGACCTGCTCGAGGAGCTGGTCGGGGAGATACGCGACGAGTTCGACGAAGAGGAGCGCCTGATCCAGAAGGTGGACGCGGCAAGCTACCGTGTCTCGGGCAAGCTGCCCATCGACGAGTTCAACGCTGCGACGGGGCTGCACCTGCCCAAGGAGTCGTTCGACACGGTGGGCGGCTGGGTCCTCGACCTCTTCGGACGCGTCCCGTACCGCGGCGAGAAGACGCAAACGGACGACGTGACGGTGACCGTGGAGAAGGTCGAGCGCACGCGCGTGGTCGAGGTGCTGGTCGCCATCCGGCGCGGGGCGGGCAGGAGCCAGGCGGCATGACGTACGTCTGGGGCATCGCCGCGGCGGTCCTGGTCACGGCCGTGCTCTCGGCCGCCGAGATGGCGTTCATCGCCGCCAACCGCGTGCGCATCCGCCACCTGGCCGAGGGCGGCAACACCACGGCGACCCGCTACCTCGAGGCCTTCCACCACCCCGAGCGCATGCTCTCGGCGGCCATGATGGGCGTCACCGTCGCCCACATCGCGGCGTCCTCCATGACGACCTGGGTGCTGCTGCCCGTGGTGGGCGGGTGGTCAGCGGCGCTGGCCACGGCGGTCCTGGTCCCGCTCATGCTGGTCTTCGGCGAGATCATCCCCAAGGCGGTGGCCAGCGAGTGGGCGACAGCCTTGATCCTCCGGCTCTATCGCGTGCTGGAGCTGGTGGCCGCAATTCTCTCCCCCCTGACCTGGGGCGCGCGGGCCCTCGTGGCCGGGGCGCTCGGCGCCCTGGGGCTGCGCACGAGCGACACGCGCCAGTTCGTCTCGCGGGAGGAACTCAAGCTTCTGCTCCAGCTCGAGCCCGAGGAGGCCGGCGTCACGTCCTCCGAGGCGGAGATGATCGACAAGATCTTCGATCTTGGCGACACGGCCGTGCGCGAGATCATGGTGCCGCTGGTGGACGTCGTGGCCCTGCCGGAGACGGCCCGGCCTGAGGACGCCGTCCGGCTCATCCAGGAGCGCGGCTTCTCCCGCATTCCCGTGTTCACCGACCGCGTGATCAACATCGTGGGCGCCGTCGCCGCCATGGACCTCCTGAGCCGCGGCGCAGAGGCGTCCGACCTCAAGACCCTGATGCGCCCCGCGACGTACGTGCCGGAGACCAAGCGCATCGACGAGCTCCTGACGGAGATGCAGAAGGCGCGCGTGCAGCTGGCCGTGGTGATCGACGAGTACGGCGGCGCCGTCGGCATCGTCACGGTGGAGGACATCGTCGAGCAGGTCGTCGGCGAGATCCACGACGAGCACGATCGCACCGGGGCGACGGTGGAGCGGCTGCCGGACGGCAGCTACCGCGTCGCCGGGCGCGAGCGGGTCGAGGACCTCAACGACGCGCTGGACTGGGACCTGCCCACGGGCGATTTCGAGACAGTCGCCGGGCTCGTGCTGGCCACGATGCACCGGATCCCGCTGGTCGGCGAGGAGTTCCAGGTCGGCCGCCACACCTTCACCGTCCTCGAAGCCGACCCGCGCCGCATCCTCACCGTGCGCATCACCCCGCCCGCAGGCTCGGCGGGCTGACCCTACAAACCTCTAACCGCAGGAGGGAAGAGCGCCATGCCGGGAAAGATGGTTCAGTTCCCAAGTAATGGTCATACGACGGACGGATATCTCGCGACGCCGGCCTCAGGCAAAGGTCCAGGAGTCCTCGTGGTCCAGGAGTGGTGGGGGCTGGTTCCGCACATCAAGGCCGTGTGCGATCGCTTCGCCGCGGCGGGCTTCTCGGCCCTGGCGCCCGACATGTACCACGGCAAGACGGCCAGCGAGCCCGACGGCGCGGGCAAGCTCTTCATGGCGCTTAACATCGAGCACGCCGAGAAGGACCTGCGCGGGGCGGCCACGTATCTCGCGGGCCATTCCTCCACGGCCAAGCTCGGCGCGGTCGGCTTCTGCATGGGCGGCCAGCTCGCGCTCTTCGCCGGCTGCACGAATGCGTCCATCGGCGCGGTGGTCGACTTCTACGGCATCCACCCCAACGTCAAGCCCGACTACGCGAAGCTCTCGGGCCCGGTGCTCGGGCTCTTCGCCGAGAAAGACGGCTTCGTCAATCCCGACGTCGCGCGGGGGGTCGAGGCGGCCATCAAGAAGGCCGGCAAGCCCGTCGAGATCCACATTTACCCAGGCGTGGACCACGCCTTCTTCAACGACGAGCGCCCGGACGCCTACAACAAGGCCGCGGCCGACGACGCCTGGAAGCGGACCGCGGACCACTTCAAGAAGCACCTGAAGTAGCCGCGGAAGAAAAAGAAAGCGGGGGGTCTCACGGCCCCCCGCTTGAGTCCAGCTCGTTCGCCGCGAAAGCTAGCCGGCCGCGGCGGCGGCTTTCTTCTTCTTGCCCTTGGCGGCCGGCGCGGCGGCGGCGCCCTTGTCGCCCTTCCCGGCCTTCTCGGCCTTGGGTGTCTTCCCCGACTTGGCGTCCGTCTTGGCCTTCTCCTTGGGCGCCTCGGGCCGGTCCACCAGCTCGAGGACGACCATGAGCGCGCGATCACCCGGCCGCGTACCGGCCCTGATGATCCGCGTGTAGCCGCCGTGGCGGTCGCCGAAGCGCGCGGCGATGGTGTCGAACAGCTTCTTTACCACCTCGGTATCCGGTACCATGCTCAGGATCTGCCGGCGCGCGTGGAGGTTGTCGCGCTTGGCCAGCGTCACCATCTGGTCCGCGAGGCCGCGCACCGCCTTGGCCTTGGCTTCCGTGGTCATGATGCGCTCGTGGCGGAAGAGCGCCACGAGGAGATTCCTGAAGAGCGCCCAGCGGTGCGCGGTGACGCGCCCGAGCTTGAACCCGGCCTTGCCGTGCCTCATTTCACCCCTCCGCGCCCCAGGGTCCCGAGCAGGTTCGGGTCGATCCGCATCCCGAGCGAGAGGCCCAGCGCGGCCAGGGCGGTCTTGATCTCCTCGATGGACTTGTCGCCGAGGTTCTTGACCTGCTCCAAATCAGCGTCGGTCTTCTGGACGAGATCCGCGACCACGAGGATCTCGGCGTTCTTGAGCGCGTTGATCGCGCGCGCCGGCAGCGGCAGGTCATCGAGAGGCTTGGCCAGGCTGTCCTGCAGCGAGCCCTCGCCGGCGCCCTCGACTTCCTCCTCCTCTTCCTCGCCGCCTTCGGGCGCCAGCAGAGCGAACTGGTCGCGCATGTGGGTGGCCGCCCGCGTCAGCGCCTCGTCGGGCGACACGGCGCCGTTCGTCCACACCTCGACGACCAGCCGGTCGTAGTCGGTGATCTTGCCGAGCCGCGCGTTCTCGACGTTGTAGGACACGCGCTGGATGGGCGAGAAGGCCGAGTCGAGCGCGATGGCGCCCGGGGGCACGGTTCCGGCCGCGTGCCGGTCTGCGGCAACGTAGCCGCGGCCCACTCCGATCCCGAGGTCGATCGCGAGCGTCGCGCCGGCCTCGAGGGTGGCGATATGGAGCTCGGGGTTCAGCACCTCGACCCCCGTCGCCTCGGAGACGTCCGCGCCCGTGACGGCCTTGGGCCCCTTGGCTTCGAGCCGCGTCTCCATGGACTCGCCCGAGGGAACGTTGACCGCGAGCTTCTTGAGGTTCAGGAGCACGTCCTGCGTGCTCTCCGCCACGCCGGGCAGGGGCGTCTCGACATTCTTGACGCCCTTGACGCGCGCCCACGCCACGGCCGCCCCCGGGATGATGCTGAGCAGGGTGCGGCGCAGCGAGTTGCCGACCGTCAGGGCATAGCCCTTCTCGAACGGCTCGGCCACGAGGCGGCCGTATCGGTCTGACAGAATCTGCCACTCGATCGTCTTCGGCTTCTGGAACGGAATCCGTGCCATACGTTCCCTTCTTCCGCTTGCGGCGGCCTTACTTCGAGAACAGCTCGACGATCATTTGCTCCTGCACCGGGATCTGGATGTCCTCCCGGATCGGCAGGCCGCGCACGGTGCCTTTCTTCTCGTTGGGATCGACTTCGAGCCACGCCGGAATCTGCTGGCGCCCCGCGCCCAGGTTGTCGGCGACCCGCTCCTGCATCTTGGAGGTCGGGCGCAGCTGGACGACCTCTCCGACCTTGACGATGTACGAGGGGATGGAGACCTTCCGGCCGTTGATCTGGATGTGGCCGTGGCCGACTATCTGCCGCGCCTCGCGCCGCGAGGCGGCCATGCCCAAGCGGAACACGACGTTGTCCAGCCGCCGCTCGAGCAGCTTGAGCAGGTTCTCGCCCGTGCCCCCGCGCTCGCGCTCGGCCATCGCGAAGTAGCGGCGGAACTGGCTCTCGAGGACGCCGTAGATGCGCTTGGCCTTCTGCTTCTCGCGCAGCTGGATGCCGTAGTTCGTGAGCTTGACCCGGGAGAGCCCGTGCTGGCCCGGCGGGTAGTTCCTCCGCTCGATGGCACACTTCTCCCCGAAGCAACGGGACCCCTTCAAGAACAGCTTGATGCCTTCACGCCGGCATTGCCGGCAG
This sequence is a window from Candidatus Rokuibacteriota bacterium. Protein-coding genes within it:
- a CDS encoding aminodeoxychorismate/anthranilate synthase component II is translated as MILVLDNYDSFTYNLVQYLGELGATMRVARNDKITVEEIERLEPEGIVISPGPGNPDGAGISLALIRRFHETTPILGVCLGHQAIGQAFGGTVSRARKQMHGKTSRIHHDSRGVFAALPQDFEATRYHSLVVLDQGFPADLEISARAEDGEIMGLRHHRFPVEGVQFHPESILTGQGKALLRNFLGLTRSAAVA
- the thiL gene encoding thiamine-phosphate kinase → MGAADPPSRSSSPGELELIRLIRRTVERSPAERVETGIGDDTAVLLPQPGARLLATTDLLVEDVHFRRAWASPFDIGWKAMAVNLSDIAGKGGRPLWALVGLALPAPADPAEVEALYEGMRRAAAPHGVAIVGGDTSTSPRGWFVNVTLLGEHEGRPRLRSGATPGDAVAVTGTLGRSAAGLAALEAGRARLDAVRPATLEAVTAAHLRPTARVAEGRWLGAAAAVHAMMDCSDGLATDLAHICRESGVGARVALDRLPVDPAAREVAGALGAEALSWATSGGEDFELLLTCDPASVDALRDGLGRAMGTALTVVGEIEALGAGVTFLDAAGEPVAVAPGYEHFSG
- a CDS encoding hemolysin family protein — protein: MDSLSVLEVAGLGALVLVSALLTGAESAYFSLGRARLKRLAEQQGPDQAPLQPLLSRPHELLVTLLVGITLANIGSSALAAVVAAKLFGPAGLAVAIGSMTVLLLVFGEVLPMTLAVEHPERYSAWVSRPVAWLSALLWPVRAMLSALTAVTLRLVGSERKRGEPEISEEELRTLVDVGAREGVVDRTEREMIHKVFELEDTLVREVMVPRPDMFCLDLATPPADILPLLREQLHSRVPVFEETVDQIIGVLYTKELLPHLKGLPADFDLRAHLHPPYFVPESKRADALLREFQAKKLHLAVVVDEYGGTAGLVTLEDLLEELVGEIRDEFDEEERLIQKVDAASYRVSGKLPIDEFNAATGLHLPKESFDTVGGWVLDLFGRVPYRGEKTQTDDVTVTVEKVERTRVVEVLVAIRRGAGRSQAA
- a CDS encoding hemolysin family protein, with product MTYVWGIAAAVLVTAVLSAAEMAFIAANRVRIRHLAEGGNTTATRYLEAFHHPERMLSAAMMGVTVAHIAASSMTTWVLLPVVGGWSAALATAVLVPLMLVFGEIIPKAVASEWATALILRLYRVLELVAAILSPLTWGARALVAGALGALGLRTSDTRQFVSREELKLLLQLEPEEAGVTSSEAEMIDKIFDLGDTAVREIMVPLVDVVALPETARPEDAVRLIQERGFSRIPVFTDRVINIVGAVAAMDLLSRGAEASDLKTLMRPATYVPETKRIDELLTEMQKARVQLAVVIDEYGGAVGIVTVEDIVEQVVGEIHDEHDRTGATVERLPDGSYRVAGRERVEDLNDALDWDLPTGDFETVAGLVLATMHRIPLVGEEFQVGRHTFTVLEADPRRILTVRITPPAGSAG
- a CDS encoding dienelactone hydrolase family protein translates to MVQFPSNGHTTDGYLATPASGKGPGVLVVQEWWGLVPHIKAVCDRFAAAGFSALAPDMYHGKTASEPDGAGKLFMALNIEHAEKDLRGAATYLAGHSSTAKLGAVGFCMGGQLALFAGCTNASIGAVVDFYGIHPNVKPDYAKLSGPVLGLFAEKDGFVNPDVARGVEAAIKKAGKPVEIHIYPGVDHAFFNDERPDAYNKAAADDAWKRTADHFKKHLK
- the rplQ gene encoding 50S ribosomal protein L17; this encodes MRHGKAGFKLGRVTAHRWALFRNLLVALFRHERIMTTEAKAKAVRGLADQMVTLAKRDNLHARRQILSMVPDTEVVKKLFDTIAARFGDRHGGYTRIIRAGTRPGDRALMVVLELVDRPEAPKEKAKTDAKSGKTPKAEKAGKGDKGAAAAPAAKGKKKKAAAAAG
- a CDS encoding DNA-directed RNA polymerase subunit alpha, whose product is MARIPFQKPKTIEWQILSDRYGRLVAEPFEKGYALTVGNSLRRTLLSIIPGAAVAWARVKGVKNVETPLPGVAESTQDVLLNLKKLAVNVPSGESMETRLEAKGPKAVTGADVSEATGVEVLNPELHIATLEAGATLAIDLGIGVGRGYVAADRHAAGTVPPGAIALDSAFSPIQRVSYNVENARLGKITDYDRLVVEVWTNGAVSPDEALTRAATHMRDQFALLAPEGGEEEEEEVEGAGEGSLQDSLAKPLDDLPLPARAINALKNAEILVVADLVQKTDADLEQVKNLGDKSIEEIKTALAALGLSLGMRIDPNLLGTLGRGGVK
- the rpsD gene encoding 30S ribosomal protein S4 produces the protein MARYRAAACRQCRREGIKLFLKGSRCFGEKCAIERRNYPPGQHGLSRVKLTNYGIQLREKQKAKRIYGVLESQFRRYFAMAERERGGTGENLLKLLERRLDNVVFRLGMAASRREARQIVGHGHIQINGRKVSIPSYIVKVGEVVQLRPTSKMQERVADNLGAGRQQIPAWLEVDPNEKKGTVRGLPIREDIQIPVQEQMIVELFSK